The Lentzea guizhouensis genome contains a region encoding:
- a CDS encoding SAF domain-containing protein: protein MTLSPTLPDRFRSLLRRGVPVVWRRFLALGLVLVALSTFFWPDVGHPAVVATRDLPAGVPLGAADVRVASLSSAVAGSFSSPEVVVGRALAGPARAGVPLTDFDLSVPADLASVAVRVADQELASVVRVENRVDVVSPTGEVLASDAFVRETRGQVVVLTLPRGNAARVAAASLDHALAVTLR from the coding sequence ATGACCCTTTCCCCCACGCTCCCCGACCGGTTCCGCTCGCTGCTCCGCCGCGGTGTCCCGGTGGTGTGGCGCCGTTTCCTGGCGCTCGGCCTGGTCCTGGTGGCGTTGTCGACGTTCTTCTGGCCCGACGTGGGTCATCCCGCCGTGGTCGCCACCCGCGACCTGCCGGCCGGCGTGCCGCTCGGTGCTGCCGATGTCCGGGTGGCGTCGCTGTCCTCGGCCGTGGCGGGTTCGTTCTCGTCGCCCGAGGTCGTGGTGGGTCGTGCTCTGGCCGGTCCGGCGCGCGCGGGCGTCCCGCTGACGGACTTCGACCTCTCGGTTCCCGCCGACCTCGCCTCGGTGGCCGTGCGGGTCGCTGACCAGGAGCTCGCTTCCGTGGTGCGGGTGGAGAACCGGGTCGACGTCGTCTCCCCGACCGGCGAGGTGCTGGCCTCGGACGCGTTCGTGCGCGAGACCAGGGGGCAGGTCGTCGTCCTCACGTTGCCGAGAGGAAACGCGGCGCGCGTGGCCGCGGCGTCACTCGACCACGCGTTAGCCGTTACCCTCCGCTGA
- a CDS encoding peptidoglycan-binding domain-containing protein, whose translation MAWRVANSLLILRDQINAKFPGRNKASDGTIGDANHDVTSDHSPWYGPGIVTALDVTHDPRAGFDIDRFTDELQTSRDNRIKYVIANGLIMDSRPQFSPWQWVRYSGSNPHTSHVHISVVASSLCDDTRPWNLPMLGGTSTPPPTRPPTKPRFPLPQNHYFGLISGPNESHGGAPVSMGGIPDEQYFVRLIQEELQRRGFAPNVAGWADGIFEQPTKDAVAAWQRAARPNSTSRWGEVWWDDWADLIRP comes from the coding sequence TTGGCCTGGCGTGTAGCCAACTCCCTGCTCATCCTGCGAGACCAGATCAACGCCAAGTTCCCCGGCCGCAACAAGGCCAGCGACGGAACCATCGGCGACGCCAACCACGACGTCACCAGCGACCACTCCCCCTGGTACGGGCCCGGCATCGTCACCGCCCTCGACGTCACCCACGACCCCCGCGCCGGATTCGACATCGACCGGTTCACCGACGAACTCCAGACCTCGCGCGACAACCGGATCAAGTACGTGATCGCCAACGGGCTGATCATGGACAGCCGCCCGCAGTTCTCGCCGTGGCAGTGGGTCCGATACTCCGGCAGCAACCCCCACACCTCGCACGTCCACATCAGCGTCGTGGCCTCCAGCCTGTGCGACGACACCCGGCCGTGGAACCTGCCCATGCTCGGCGGCACGAGCACCCCGCCGCCGACCCGGCCGCCGACAAAGCCACGGTTCCCCCTGCCCCAGAACCACTACTTCGGGCTGATCAGCGGCCCGAACGAGTCCCACGGCGGCGCGCCCGTGTCGATGGGCGGCATCCCGGACGAGCAGTACTTCGTCCGGCTCATCCAAGAGGAGCTTCAGCGCCGCGGCTTCGCCCCGAACGTTGCGGGCTGGGCCGACGGCATCTTCGAGCAGCCCACCAAGGACGCCGTCGCCGCCTGGCAGCGCGCGGCCCGCCCCAACTCCACGTCCCGCTGGGGCGAGGTCTGGTGGGACGACTGGGCCGACCTCATCCGCCCGTGA
- a CDS encoding GP88 family protein: protein MITQNSGLRRHGIFNYSIPALAAKLADGRNVLTCPSAGVCANVCYARTGTYQFPQVKAKHARNLARYLDDPRQWRHDLVTELAAPKYRNGKLRVHDSGDYFSDDYVTDWMTVARAVPDVLVYSYTKEISRFKRLVEPDPPENFAWVYSYGGKEDHLINPATDRMADVFPSEEAITAAGWHTNAGSDLDAVLGPSPVGMAQNRIPHLRKAIGQRTFREWQATERTGTASAALNHPQP from the coding sequence ATGATCACGCAGAACTCGGGCCTGCGCCGTCACGGCATCTTCAACTACTCCATCCCCGCCCTAGCCGCCAAGCTCGCCGACGGCCGCAACGTCCTGACCTGTCCGAGCGCCGGTGTCTGCGCGAACGTCTGCTACGCCAGGACGGGCACCTACCAGTTCCCCCAGGTCAAGGCCAAACACGCGCGCAACCTCGCCCGGTACCTCGACGACCCCCGGCAGTGGCGGCACGACCTCGTCACTGAGCTGGCCGCGCCGAAGTACCGCAACGGAAAGCTCCGCGTGCACGACAGCGGCGACTACTTCAGCGACGACTACGTCACCGACTGGATGACCGTCGCTCGCGCCGTGCCGGATGTGCTGGTCTACAGCTACACCAAGGAGATCAGCCGGTTTAAGCGCCTCGTGGAGCCCGACCCGCCCGAGAACTTCGCCTGGGTCTACTCCTACGGCGGCAAGGAAGACCACCTCATCAACCCGGCAACCGACCGGATGGCCGACGTCTTTCCGTCCGAAGAGGCGATCACCGCAGCCGGATGGCATACCAACGCCGGGTCCGACCTGGACGCCGTGCTCGGGCCAAGCCCGGTTGGTATGGCCCAGAACCGCATCCCGCACCTGCGCAAGGCCATCGGTCAGCGCACGTTCCGCGAGTGGCAAGCCACCGAGCGAACCGGCACTGCCTCGGCGGCGCTGAACCACCCGCAGCCCTAG
- a CDS encoding sensor histidine kinase has product MTVMVIVPVVATIAGVLMVSGFMFTPMLTATLLACALVAVVTVPFSIMLGRAIARRSVWEREAEAQRRQLVAWISHDLRTPLAGIRAMTEALEDGVVSEPGEVAVYAKQIAQEADHLSKMVDDLFELSRITAGALKLTLHDVRLADVVSDVVAASAPVASLKGVELRADAREWPVVRGTEPELMRVVRNLVSNAIRHTPQGGTVAVQVDVDGPDALVRVDDACGGIPADVLPQVFDVGFRGSAHRNPVGAGLGLAIARGLVDAHHGQIGVQNHGPGCRFEVRLPLR; this is encoded by the coding sequence ATGACCGTCATGGTCATCGTGCCGGTGGTGGCGACCATCGCCGGTGTGCTCATGGTCAGCGGCTTCATGTTCACGCCGATGCTGACGGCGACCCTGCTGGCGTGCGCGCTGGTGGCCGTCGTGACCGTGCCGTTCTCGATCATGCTGGGCCGCGCGATCGCCCGCCGCAGCGTCTGGGAACGCGAGGCGGAGGCCCAGCGGCGCCAGCTGGTGGCGTGGATCAGCCACGACCTCCGCACACCCCTCGCGGGCATCAGGGCCATGACCGAGGCGCTGGAGGACGGCGTGGTCTCCGAGCCGGGCGAGGTGGCCGTCTACGCCAAGCAGATCGCCCAGGAGGCCGACCACCTGTCCAAGATGGTGGACGACCTGTTCGAGCTCTCCCGCATCACCGCGGGCGCCCTGAAGCTGACCCTGCACGACGTCCGCCTGGCCGACGTGGTGAGCGACGTCGTGGCCGCCTCGGCCCCCGTCGCCTCCCTGAAGGGCGTCGAACTGCGCGCGGACGCTCGCGAGTGGCCGGTCGTGCGCGGCACCGAACCGGAACTGATGCGTGTCGTGCGCAACCTTGTGTCGAACGCCATCCGCCACACCCCGCAGGGCGGAACGGTGGCCGTGCAGGTCGATGTGGACGGACCCGACGCGCTCGTCCGGGTCGACGACGCGTGCGGCGGCATCCCCGCTGACGTGCTGCCACAGGTGTTCGACGTGGGCTTCCGCGGCTCCGCGCACCGCAATCCGGTCGGCGCGGGCCTGGGCCTCGCGATCGCCCGCGGCCTCGTCGACGCCCACCACGGCCAGATCGGCGTCCAGAACCACGGTCCTGGCTGCCGCTTCGAAGTCAGACTCCCGCTACGGTGA
- a CDS encoding S1C family serine protease, translating to MTESNQPAQQPDEPHSVPPTAGHPDSGAREQGPQTPDPGQPDPLQGGSGQAGATPSREAAGAASGGETAAFSSSAQPQVPSPDAGQAQLGGSGPGRQQFPPSGSGQLPPQHPLGLGSTTAQFETPGQPGPFSPQGEHGQPGQPGQPGQPGHPGQPGTGAFYLPPGYQSSVPPRPKGKGKLVAGVAALVLLVGGASGGVGGYLGYTFANESSAVSSLDAPRPASQTSNAAPGSVEEVAAKMLQSVVQIQVATRSGAGEGSGFVISSSGQIVTNNHVIEGAAAGGTIKVVFQDGKTATAKILGRDPSSDIAVIQAEGISNAPVVQLGNSGDLKIGQSVVAIGSPFELSGTVTSGIVSSLNRPVSAGGDARNSQATVLNAIQTDAAINPGNSGGPLVNMQGQVVGINSAIYSPNSAGGQAGSVGIGFAIPMDQARRTIDEIVKTGKPRQTVLGVEVREAEDGGAQVSKVTSGGAAEQAGLKEGDVITKFGDRRIDSSDTLVAAVRSKAPGDKVTVTLSDGKTVEATLGGVEVG from the coding sequence ATGACCGAGAGCAACCAGCCAGCGCAGCAGCCGGACGAGCCCCACTCCGTGCCGCCGACCGCCGGTCACCCAGACTCCGGCGCGCGGGAGCAGGGCCCGCAGACGCCGGATCCCGGCCAGCCGGATCCTTTGCAGGGGGGATCCGGCCAGGCTGGGGCAACACCTTCTCGGGAAGCCGCTGGGGCAGCTTCCGGTGGCGAGACCGCCGCCTTCTCCTCTTCGGCCCAGCCGCAGGTGCCCTCACCTGACGCGGGTCAGGCGCAGCTCGGCGGGTCCGGACCCGGCCGGCAGCAGTTCCCGCCCTCCGGGTCCGGCCAACTTCCCCCGCAGCACCCGCTGGGCCTGGGGTCGACGACCGCGCAGTTCGAGACGCCGGGGCAGCCGGGGCCGTTCAGCCCACAGGGCGAGCACGGCCAGCCGGGGCAACCAGGCCAGCCGGGCCAGCCGGGACACCCCGGACAGCCCGGTACCGGCGCGTTCTACCTGCCGCCCGGCTACCAGTCGTCGGTCCCGCCGCGGCCGAAGGGCAAGGGCAAGCTCGTGGCCGGTGTCGCGGCCCTCGTGCTGCTCGTCGGCGGTGCGTCCGGCGGTGTCGGCGGCTACCTCGGTTACACGTTCGCGAACGAGTCATCCGCGGTCAGCTCGCTCGACGCCCCGCGCCCGGCCTCGCAGACCAGCAACGCCGCTCCCGGCTCGGTCGAGGAGGTGGCGGCCAAGATGCTGCAGTCGGTCGTGCAGATCCAGGTCGCCACGCGGTCCGGTGCCGGTGAGGGCTCCGGGTTCGTGATCTCCAGCAGCGGCCAGATCGTGACGAACAACCACGTCATCGAGGGTGCCGCGGCCGGTGGCACCATCAAGGTCGTCTTCCAGGACGGCAAGACCGCGACCGCGAAGATCCTCGGCCGCGACCCGAGCTCCGACATCGCCGTCATCCAGGCCGAGGGCATCTCCAACGCCCCGGTCGTGCAGCTGGGCAACTCCGGTGACCTGAAGATCGGCCAGAGCGTGGTCGCGATCGGGTCGCCGTTCGAGCTGTCCGGCACCGTGACCTCCGGCATCGTCAGCTCGCTCAACCGCCCGGTCTCCGCCGGCGGAGACGCCCGCAACTCGCAGGCGACCGTGCTGAACGCGATCCAGACCGACGCCGCGATCAACCCCGGCAACTCCGGCGGCCCGCTGGTGAACATGCAGGGCCAGGTCGTCGGCATCAACAGCGCCATCTACAGCCCGAACTCCGCGGGCGGCCAGGCCGGTTCGGTCGGCATCGGCTTCGCGATCCCGATGGACCAGGCCCGCCGCACGATCGACGAGATCGTGAAGACCGGCAAGCCCAGGCAGACCGTGCTCGGCGTCGAGGTCCGCGAGGCCGAGGACGGCGGCGCCCAGGTCAGCAAGGTGACCTCCGGTGGCGCCGCCGAGCAGGCGGGCCTGAAGGAGGGCGACGTGATCACCAAGTTCGGTGACCGCCGCATCGACAGCTCCGACACGCTCGTCGCCGCCGTCCGCTCGAAGGCGCCCGGCGACAAGGTGACCGTGACGCTGTCCGACGGCAAGACCGTGGAAGCCACCCTCGGCGGAGTCGAGGTGGGATAG
- the mscL gene encoding large-conductance mechanosensitive channel protein MscL, which produces MLKGFKDFLMRGNVVDLAVAVVIGTAFTAIVTAFTTSIIKPLINIFGGAETKGLGFSLRDDTQALKDSTFIDLSSLINAIINFLIVAAVVYFVLVLPIKKIQDRRKKGEEAGPAEPTDVELLIEIRDLLAAQAKQEPPTPTMDRRDPAI; this is translated from the coding sequence ATGCTGAAGGGTTTCAAGGACTTCCTGATGCGCGGCAACGTCGTGGACCTGGCCGTGGCCGTGGTCATCGGCACGGCGTTCACCGCGATCGTCACCGCGTTCACCACGAGCATCATCAAGCCGCTGATCAACATCTTCGGCGGCGCGGAGACCAAGGGCCTCGGCTTCTCGCTGCGCGACGACACCCAGGCGCTGAAGGACTCGACCTTCATCGACCTGAGCTCGCTCATCAACGCCATCATCAACTTCCTGATCGTGGCGGCCGTCGTCTACTTCGTGCTCGTCCTGCCGATCAAGAAGATCCAGGACCGCCGCAAGAAGGGCGAAGAAGCCGGCCCCGCCGAGCCGACCGACGTCGAGCTCCTGATCGAGATCCGCGACCTCCTCGCCGCCCAGGCGAAGCAGGAACCACCCACCCCCACCATGGACCGCCGCGACCCGGCGATCTAG
- the glpR gene encoding gephyrin-like molybdotransferase receptor GlpR: MPSSLIIVALVVAWLVVLVPMVARKRQESARSVGEEYDAMPDAEYDDIHDIDDDYFDEEEYVERPFRRGRGGYDPETAALVAQAKYAFRRRVVAFLLVAAVVTGVVAGVFYPPLWYGHAGLDLLLLGYLTYLRRQVRIEEEIRARRLARLQQVRRRRATGPQQQAAAAASAVAVVEDAPVVVEVLETTEVEVVEVADERPALPPLPRYEHHVLPGTIPVDSDDEDPVFVELDGLESLRYRGAVGA; the protein is encoded by the coding sequence ATGCCGAGTTCGCTGATCATCGTTGCGCTGGTCGTCGCCTGGCTGGTCGTCCTCGTCCCCATGGTGGCCCGCAAGCGCCAGGAGAGTGCGCGCAGCGTGGGGGAGGAGTACGACGCCATGCCCGACGCCGAGTACGACGACATCCACGACATCGACGACGACTACTTCGACGAGGAGGAGTACGTCGAGCGCCCGTTCCGGCGCGGCCGCGGTGGCTACGACCCGGAGACCGCCGCCCTGGTGGCACAGGCCAAGTACGCGTTCCGCCGCAGAGTCGTGGCGTTCCTGCTGGTCGCCGCGGTGGTGACGGGCGTGGTCGCCGGCGTCTTCTACCCGCCGCTCTGGTACGGCCACGCGGGCCTCGACCTCCTGCTGCTCGGCTACCTCACCTACCTGCGCCGCCAGGTGCGGATCGAGGAGGAGATCCGCGCCCGCCGCCTGGCCCGCCTGCAGCAGGTCCGCCGCCGCCGCGCGACGGGCCCGCAACAGCAGGCCGCTGCCGCTGCGAGCGCTGTCGCCGTCGTCGAGGACGCACCGGTGGTCGTCGAGGTCCTCGAGACCACCGAGGTCGAGGTCGTCGAGGTGGCCGACGAGCGGCCCGCACTGCCGCCGCTGCCGCGCTACGAGCACCACGTGCTGCCGGGCACGATCCCGGTCGACTCCGACGACGAGGACCCGGTGTTCGTCGAGTTAGACGGACTGGAGTCGCTGCGGTACCGAGGTGCTGTGGGGGCTTAG
- a CDS encoding UTP--glucose-1-phosphate uridylyltransferase, whose translation MSSAFHTAIVPAAGLGTRFLPTTKAVPKELLPLVDTPAIEYVAREAAGAGATRLVIVTSPEKASVANYFDENPELEKTLADRGKADLVEKIRRAPQLIKAETAIQEQALGLGHAVGCAEGNLTGEDEAVAVLLPDDIILPTDALKKMAQVREEKGGSVLLAFDIPREQISAYGVFDVRDTGSDDVKQVVGMVEKPKPEDAPSTFAAAGRYLLDRAIFDALKRITPGAGGELQLTDAIALLINEGHPVHVVVHRGGRHDLGNPAGFLRAAVDFALNTPEYGPDLREWLRERLDNS comes from the coding sequence ATGAGCAGCGCTTTCCACACCGCCATCGTGCCCGCGGCCGGCCTGGGCACTCGCTTCCTCCCCACGACCAAGGCCGTGCCGAAGGAGTTGCTGCCGCTCGTCGACACCCCGGCCATCGAGTACGTGGCCAGGGAGGCGGCCGGTGCGGGCGCCACCAGGCTCGTCATCGTGACCTCGCCGGAGAAGGCCTCGGTCGCCAACTACTTCGACGAGAACCCCGAGCTGGAGAAGACCCTCGCCGACCGAGGCAAGGCCGACCTCGTCGAGAAGATCCGGCGTGCACCCCAGCTGATCAAGGCCGAGACGGCGATCCAGGAGCAGGCGCTCGGCCTGGGCCACGCGGTGGGCTGCGCCGAGGGCAACCTGACCGGCGAGGACGAGGCCGTCGCGGTGCTGCTGCCCGACGACATCATCCTGCCGACCGACGCGCTCAAGAAGATGGCACAGGTGCGTGAGGAGAAGGGCGGCAGCGTCCTGCTGGCGTTCGACATCCCGCGCGAGCAGATCTCCGCGTACGGCGTGTTCGACGTCCGCGACACCGGCTCCGACGACGTGAAGCAGGTCGTCGGCATGGTCGAGAAGCCGAAGCCGGAGGACGCGCCGTCGACGTTCGCCGCCGCCGGCCGCTACCTGCTCGACCGGGCGATCTTCGACGCCCTCAAGCGCATCACCCCCGGTGCGGGCGGTGAGCTGCAGCTGACCGACGCCATCGCGCTGCTGATCAACGAGGGCCACCCCGTGCACGTCGTCGTGCACCGCGGCGGGCGACACGACCTCGGCAATCCCGCCGGATTCCTGCGGGCTGCGGTTGACTTCGCACTCAACACCCCGGAGTACGGACCCGATCTGCGCGAGTGGTTGCGGGAACGCCTCGACAACTCCTGA
- a CDS encoding 5-formyltetrahydrofolate cyclo-ligase: MTSDLRDRKASLRSRLLAQRRSVPADVRATEAAALAAHVARLEVSPDQTVCAFLPVGSEPGDASWLDGLRCRVLLPVVTGDSPLDWAVHTGPADLAPAALRLLEPTGPRLGASAIAGASLVLVPALAVSVDGVRLGKGKGHYDRSLPLVKAPLVAVVRDVEVLDSVPAEPHDVRMNGVLTPSVGLRWL; the protein is encoded by the coding sequence ATGACGTCCGATCTTCGTGACCGGAAGGCCTCACTGCGTTCACGGTTGCTCGCGCAGCGCCGTTCGGTGCCGGCCGACGTGCGCGCCACGGAAGCGGCCGCTCTGGCCGCGCACGTGGCCCGGCTGGAGGTGAGTCCTGATCAGACCGTGTGCGCGTTCCTGCCGGTCGGGTCGGAGCCCGGTGACGCGTCGTGGCTCGACGGGCTGCGGTGCCGGGTGCTGCTGCCGGTGGTGACGGGCGACTCACCGCTCGACTGGGCGGTCCACACCGGTCCGGCCGACCTCGCACCGGCGGCGTTGCGGCTGCTCGAACCGACCGGTCCCCGGCTCGGTGCCTCGGCGATCGCTGGAGCCTCGCTGGTGCTCGTGCCCGCGCTGGCGGTGTCGGTGGACGGGGTGCGGCTCGGGAAGGGCAAGGGGCACTACGACCGGTCGTTGCCGCTGGTCAAGGCGCCGCTGGTGGCGGTGGTGAGGGACGTGGAGGTGCTTGACTCGGTGCCTGCGGAGCCGCACGACGTGCGGATGAACGGCGTGCTGACGCCCTCGGTGGGCCTGCGGTGGCTGTGA
- the glp gene encoding gephyrin-like molybdotransferase Glp, with protein MRSVDEQLARVIAAAVRPAPVRVAISESQGLLCAEEVIAERALPGFDQAAVDGYAVRSVDVSGANAGPVQLPVVGEIPAGSRQPRRLQPGQAVKVATGAPLPTLADAVVPLGYTDGHHAKVTVNRSVPSAGFVRRTGEDVQTGDVAVRRGASIGAAQVGLLAAVGRNKVLVHPRPRVSVISLGEELVDVDRTPGQGQVYDVNSYALAAAARDAGAEVSRVGIMSADPRRLREVVEGRLLLSEIVVIAGGVGGAIGDEVRAALTELGDMDVTRVAMHPGSAQGFGRLGPDAVPTFLLPANPMSALVVFEVLVRPLIRAALGKKNPYRRAVSARLLSPLQSTKGRRGFLRGQLLRDADNGEYLVQPLGTSGSHLLASLAEANCLVMVDEDVTEVSVGEEVLVSFLAQRG; from the coding sequence ATGAGGTCAGTGGACGAGCAGCTCGCACGGGTGATCGCGGCCGCCGTGCGGCCCGCGCCCGTGCGGGTGGCGATCTCCGAGTCGCAGGGCCTGCTCTGCGCGGAGGAGGTCATCGCGGAACGCGCGCTGCCCGGTTTCGACCAGGCGGCGGTCGACGGGTACGCGGTGCGCAGCGTGGACGTGTCCGGCGCGAACGCGGGCCCGGTGCAGCTGCCGGTCGTGGGCGAGATCCCGGCCGGCTCCCGGCAGCCGCGCAGGTTGCAGCCCGGCCAGGCGGTCAAGGTCGCGACCGGCGCACCGCTCCCGACGCTGGCGGACGCGGTGGTGCCGCTGGGCTACACCGACGGTCACCACGCCAAGGTCACCGTCAACCGCAGCGTGCCGTCGGCCGGTTTCGTCCGCCGCACCGGCGAGGACGTGCAGACCGGTGACGTCGCCGTGCGCCGCGGCGCGTCCATCGGCGCCGCCCAGGTGGGTCTGCTCGCCGCCGTCGGCCGCAACAAGGTGCTCGTGCACCCGCGCCCGCGGGTGTCGGTGATCTCGCTCGGCGAGGAGCTCGTCGACGTCGACCGCACACCCGGCCAGGGCCAGGTCTACGACGTGAACTCGTACGCGCTGGCCGCCGCCGCGCGCGACGCCGGTGCCGAGGTCAGCCGGGTCGGCATCATGTCCGCCGACCCGCGGCGGCTGCGCGAGGTCGTGGAGGGCCGCCTGCTGCTCTCCGAGATCGTCGTCATCGCCGGTGGCGTGGGCGGCGCGATCGGCGACGAGGTCAGGGCGGCGCTGACGGAGCTGGGCGACATGGACGTCACCCGCGTCGCCATGCACCCCGGCTCCGCGCAGGGCTTCGGGCGGCTCGGCCCGGACGCGGTGCCCACGTTCCTGCTGCCGGCCAACCCGATGAGCGCGCTGGTCGTGTTCGAGGTGCTGGTCAGGCCGCTGATCAGGGCCGCGCTCGGTAAGAAGAACCCGTACCGCCGCGCGGTGAGCGCGCGGCTGCTGTCGCCGCTGCAGTCGACGAAGGGCCGCCGCGGGTTCCTGCGCGGCCAGCTGCTGCGCGACGCGGACAACGGCGAGTACCTGGTCCAGCCGCTGGGGACGTCGGGGTCGCACCTGCTGGCGTCGTTGGCCGAGGCCAACTGCCTGGTCATGGTCGACGAGGACGTCACCGAGGTCTCCGTCGGCGAGGAAGTGCTGGTGAGTTTCCTGGCCCAGAGGGGTTGA
- a CDS encoding GNAT family N-acetyltransferase gives MSAFADLGRHPGWPVRLGPLDVRAGTVELRGPRLFDGARWSRLRIRDRAYLEQWEPTAVEGWDERNALMSWPAQWSALRSMARRGTTLPFMITVNGEVAGQITVGNIVRGSLRSAWIGYWVAADRAGGGVATAAVALLTDHAFRHAGLHRLEATVRPENAPSLRVLAKSGYREEGLFKRYLDVAGQWRDHLCFAITAEEVSDGLVRRLVARGEARLP, from the coding sequence ATGAGCGCTTTCGCTGATCTCGGACGGCACCCCGGCTGGCCGGTCCGGCTGGGGCCGCTCGACGTGCGCGCGGGAACCGTCGAGCTGCGCGGCCCGCGCCTGTTCGACGGGGCGAGGTGGTCGCGCCTGCGGATCCGCGACCGCGCCTACCTGGAGCAGTGGGAACCCACCGCCGTGGAGGGCTGGGACGAGCGCAACGCCCTGATGTCCTGGCCGGCCCAGTGGTCGGCGCTGCGCTCGATGGCCAGGCGCGGCACCACTCTGCCGTTCATGATCACCGTGAACGGCGAGGTGGCCGGCCAGATCACCGTCGGCAACATCGTCCGCGGCTCACTGCGCTCGGCCTGGATCGGGTACTGGGTCGCGGCCGATCGGGCGGGCGGAGGCGTCGCAACGGCGGCCGTCGCGTTGCTCACCGACCACGCCTTCCGCCACGCTGGTCTGCACCGCCTCGAAGCGACCGTGCGACCCGAGAACGCGCCCTCACTTCGCGTCCTCGCCAAGTCCGGATACCGCGAGGAAGGCCTCTTCAAGCGTTATCTGGATGTTGCCGGACAGTGGCGCGACCACCTCTGTTTCGCGATCACCGCCGAAGAGGTCTCCGATGGCCTAGTGCGCCGTTTGGTCGCACGCGGAGAGGCCCGTCTTCCCTGA
- a CDS encoding response regulator transcription factor, with protein MVERVLVVDDDTTVRDVVRRYLEHAGYEVELAGDGEQALQALAAREPDIVVLDLMLPGIDGLEVCRRIRQRGSTPVVMLTALGEEEDRIAGLQIGADDYVTKPFSPRELALRVSSVLRRANRAYEPRTVRDGNLALDLAAHTATLDGMPLQLTTREFDLLAFFIANAGRAFGRAELLERVWGWQFGDQSTVTVHVRRLREKIEQDPAKPVRLSTVWGVGYRYDPWPAR; from the coding sequence GTGGTGGAACGGGTGCTGGTCGTCGACGACGACACGACGGTGCGGGACGTGGTGCGCCGGTACCTCGAACACGCCGGGTACGAGGTCGAGCTCGCCGGTGACGGTGAGCAGGCGTTGCAGGCGCTGGCCGCGCGGGAACCGGACATCGTGGTGCTGGACCTGATGCTGCCGGGCATCGACGGCCTGGAGGTGTGCCGGCGGATCCGGCAGCGCGGGTCGACGCCGGTGGTGATGCTGACCGCGCTCGGCGAGGAGGAGGACCGCATCGCCGGGCTGCAGATCGGCGCGGACGACTACGTCACGAAGCCGTTCAGCCCGCGCGAGCTGGCCCTGCGGGTCAGTTCCGTGCTGCGGCGGGCGAACCGGGCCTACGAGCCGCGCACGGTGCGCGACGGCAACCTGGCGCTGGACCTGGCCGCGCACACGGCGACGCTGGACGGCATGCCGCTGCAGCTGACGACGCGCGAGTTCGACCTGCTCGCGTTCTTCATCGCCAACGCCGGCCGCGCGTTCGGCCGGGCCGAGCTGCTGGAACGGGTGTGGGGCTGGCAGTTCGGCGACCAGTCGACCGTGACCGTCCACGTGCGACGGTTGCGGGAGAAGATCGAGCAGGACCCGGCGAAACCGGTGCGGCTGAGCACCGTGTGGGGTGTCGGCTACCGGTACGACCCGTGGCCCGCGAGGTGA
- a CDS encoding MogA/MoaB family molybdenum cofactor biosynthesis protein: MERSAQRLGRALVVIVDDRVAHGEQEDNSGPLVTELLEEAGFIVDGTVAVEGEVVDIRAALNTAVIGGVDLVVTVGGTGVSPRDVAPDATQGVLDRPIHGIAEALRASGLAAGAVDAGISRGLAGVSGSTLVVNLAGSRSAVRDGMATLSSLVPYVIEQLSGLDEE, translated from the coding sequence ATGGAACGCAGCGCGCAGCGCCTTGGCCGCGCTTTGGTCGTGATCGTGGACGACCGGGTGGCGCACGGCGAGCAGGAGGACAACTCCGGTCCCCTCGTCACCGAACTGCTCGAAGAAGCCGGCTTCATCGTCGACGGCACCGTTGCCGTCGAGGGCGAGGTCGTCGACATCAGGGCAGCCCTCAACACCGCAGTCATCGGCGGCGTGGACCTCGTGGTCACCGTCGGCGGCACGGGCGTCTCGCCCCGCGACGTGGCGCCCGACGCCACGCAGGGCGTGCTCGACCGCCCCATCCACGGCATCGCGGAAGCCCTCCGGGCCTCCGGCCTGGCCGCAGGCGCAGTCGACGCGGGCATCTCGCGCGGCCTCGCCGGCGTGTCGGGCAGCACGCTGGTCGTGAACCTGGCCGGCTCCCGGTCCGCGGTCCGCGACGGCATGGCGACCCTGTCGTCCTTGGTGCCCTACGTGATCGAACAGCTGTCCGGGCTCGACGAAGAGTGA